The Fortiea contorta PCC 7126 genome has a segment encoding these proteins:
- a CDS encoding homospermidine biosynthesis protein yields MSKQQGQKIAPVPLSTDIGVVDLIDNYFTAYNSARLREICQLLSRDVFQGDVTVGVSLSGAMTPAGFGVSALAPLIRSGFIDWMISTGANLYHDMHYGLGFELFAGSPFADDVKLREQGTIRIYDIMFGYDVLLETDAFIRKILQAEPFQKRMGTAEFHYLLGKYVREVEKQLGVKHSCLLATAYEYGVPIYTSSPGDSSIGMNVAALALEGSELVLDPAIDVNETAAIAYNAREGEGKSAAVILGGGSPKNFLLQTQPQIHEVLGLEERGHDYFVQFTDARPDTGGLSGATPSEAVSWGKIDPDELPSTIVCYTDSTIALPLVTAYVLNQCQPRPLKRLYDRREEILATLQKDYLAARAKPSVADSASEGVATYPCGTPIRK; encoded by the coding sequence ATGTCAAAACAGCAGGGTCAAAAAATCGCACCTGTACCTTTATCAACTGATATCGGTGTGGTGGATTTGATTGATAATTACTTCACTGCTTACAACTCGGCGCGGTTGCGGGAAATCTGTCAACTGCTGAGTCGGGATGTATTCCAGGGGGATGTGACTGTGGGTGTGAGTCTTTCTGGAGCGATGACACCAGCAGGATTCGGAGTTTCCGCACTTGCGCCTTTAATTCGCAGCGGCTTTATCGACTGGATGATTAGCACTGGTGCGAATCTCTATCATGATATGCACTATGGCTTGGGTTTTGAATTGTTTGCTGGTAGTCCGTTTGCGGATGATGTCAAGCTGCGTGAGCAAGGGACTATCCGGATTTATGACATCATGTTTGGCTATGATGTGTTGCTAGAAACAGATGCTTTTATCCGTAAGATTCTGCAAGCGGAACCATTTCAGAAGCGGATGGGAACTGCTGAGTTTCACTATCTGCTGGGTAAGTATGTCCGGGAAGTAGAGAAACAATTGGGCGTGAAGCACTCGTGTTTGTTAGCGACAGCTTATGAATATGGCGTGCCGATTTACACATCTTCCCCTGGTGACAGTTCCATTGGAATGAATGTAGCTGCTTTGGCGTTGGAAGGTTCAGAGTTGGTGTTAGATCCAGCAATTGACGTGAATGAGACAGCTGCGATCGCTTACAATGCGCGGGAAGGAGAAGGTAAAAGTGCAGCTGTAATTCTTGGCGGCGGTAGTCCTAAAAACTTTTTGCTACAAACCCAGCCGCAAATCCACGAGGTATTAGGGCTGGAAGAACGGGGACATGATTATTTTGTTCAGTTTACTGATGCGCGTCCTGATACAGGTGGGTTATCCGGGGCGACACCTTCGGAAGCAGTGAGCTGGGGTAAGATTGACCCAGATGAGTTACCCAGCACTATTGTTTGTTATACCGATAGCACGATCGCTCTACCGTTAGTAACAGCATATGTCCTCAACCAGTGTCAACCTCGCCCATTGAAGCGATTGTATGACCGACGCGAGGAAATATTGGCGACACTGCAAAAAGATTATCTAGCAGCTAGAGCAAAGCCATCTGTAGCTGACAGTGCTTCTGAAGGAGTCGCAACTTATCCTTGCGGTACACCGATTCGGAAATAG
- the dcd gene encoding dCTP deaminase, translating into MAQQGMISPFEPSLIRKLQQDASSSVQPVISYGLSSYGYDIRLSPAEFRIFRHIPGTVVDPKNFNPHNLEPTPLHTGTDGSYFILPAHSYGLGVALEKIEVPNNITVICIGKSTYARCGIIANLTPAEAAWRGHLTLEFSNSSSADCRIYAQEGVVQLLFLEGEPCAISYEARQGKYQDQPQMVTLAKV; encoded by the coding sequence ATGGCTCAACAGGGGATGATTTCACCCTTTGAGCCAAGTTTAATCCGCAAATTACAACAGGATGCGTCTTCGTCAGTCCAGCCTGTGATCAGTTATGGTTTATCTTCCTATGGCTACGATATCCGGCTTTCTCCCGCTGAATTCCGCATTTTTCGCCATATTCCCGGAACTGTAGTTGATCCTAAAAATTTTAATCCTCACAATCTAGAACCGACACCCTTGCATACGGGTACTGATGGTAGCTATTTTATCTTACCTGCCCATTCCTACGGTTTAGGAGTAGCTCTCGAAAAAATCGAAGTCCCAAATAATATTACAGTAATTTGTATTGGTAAATCTACTTACGCACGTTGCGGAATTATAGCAAATTTAACACCTGCAGAGGCAGCGTGGCGGGGTCATTTAACTTTGGAATTTTCTAATTCTTCCAGCGCTGATTGTCGCATCTACGCCCAGGAAGGTGTGGTACAGTTGCTGTTTTTAGAAGGGGAACCCTGCGCTATTAGTTATGAAGCGCGCCAGGGTAAATATCAGGATCAGCCGCAGATGGTGACTTTAGCAAAAGTTTAA
- a CDS encoding P-loop NTPase family protein, protein MVAQLDTPGVNSTLSLLTPVAGLVQVFTSPHRNFFTTVMAQSLRIAGQGTPVLVVQFLKGGIGQGQDRPIQLGQNLDWIRCDLPRCIDTPQLDDSENQALQQLWQYTQQVVCEGKYTLVVLDELSLAINFGLIPEAEVLAFLANRPPHVDIILTGPEMPKSLLDVADQITEIRRSHRP, encoded by the coding sequence ATGGTGGCTCAATTAGACACCCCTGGTGTAAATTCAACCCTTAGCTTACTGACTCCTGTGGCAGGATTGGTGCAAGTTTTCACTAGTCCTCACCGTAACTTTTTCACAACCGTCATGGCTCAATCACTGAGAATTGCTGGTCAAGGTACTCCAGTATTAGTGGTACAATTCCTCAAAGGCGGTATTGGACAAGGACAAGACCGCCCGATTCAGCTAGGACAAAATTTAGATTGGATTCGCTGCGATTTACCGCGTTGCATTGATACACCACAGTTAGACGACTCGGAAAACCAAGCCTTACAACAGCTATGGCAATACACACAACAGGTAGTATGTGAGGGTAAATACACCCTCGTGGTTTTGGATGAGTTAAGTTTGGCAATTAATTTTGGTTTGATTCCCGAAGCCGAAGTTTTAGCCTTCCTCGCCAACCGCCCCCCCCATGTCGATATCATCCTTACTGGGCCAGAAATGCCAAAATCTCTCCTAGATGTGGCAGATCAAATTACCGAAATTCGTCGCAGTCATCGTCCATGA
- a CDS encoding adenylate kinase family protein, whose translation MVRLVILGGSGSGKSTQGQRLCRHFDIPYISTGEILRQAMSGDKSSLPQETALGLGSNSSINNLGYYAQPFIEKGELVPDDMMIELIRTQLKQLDINNGWLLEGYPRTAFQAEELDFLLDSLGQKLDWAIYLQVPEAVMVSRCLGRSLPDEQPEIVQRRIELFYDRTVPILEYYDRRRRLLTINGDQLREVVQQNILNLLSLT comes from the coding sequence GTGGTAAGATTGGTGATTCTGGGAGGTTCAGGATCGGGGAAAAGTACTCAAGGACAAAGGCTTTGTAGACACTTCGACATTCCTTATATTTCTACAGGTGAGATTTTACGGCAAGCGATGTCTGGGGACAAGTCCTCACTCCCCCAGGAAACTGCTTTGGGTTTAGGAAGCAATTCTAGCATTAACAATTTGGGTTATTACGCACAGCCCTTTATAGAGAAAGGCGAGCTAGTGCCAGACGATATGATGATCGAATTAATTCGCACTCAGTTAAAACAACTAGATATTAATAATGGTTGGTTATTAGAAGGCTATCCCCGCACAGCCTTTCAAGCAGAAGAGTTAGATTTTTTACTCGATTCCCTAGGGCAAAAATTAGACTGGGCGATTTATTTACAAGTACCAGAAGCTGTCATGGTCAGCCGTTGTCTAGGGCGATCGCTACCAGATGAACAACCAGAAATAGTCCAGCGCCGGATAGAATTATTTTACGATCGCACTGTCCCCATCTTAGAATACTATGATCGCCGTCGCCGCCTGCTCACCATCAACGGCGACCAACTCCGAGAAGTTGTCCAGCAGAATATTTTGAATCTACTCTCACTCACTTGA
- the rph gene encoding ribonuclease PH: MVWQRPDGRQPYELRPISFHTGFTRFAPGSVLAKCGDTQVLCTVSVTEGVPKFLTGTGKGWLTAEYRMLPSATQQRQERELLKLSGRTQEIQRLIGRSLRAAVDFELLGERTLTVDTDVLQADAGTRTTAITGSFVALADAISQLLHQKVIERSPLKEQIAAVSVGLLQGEPFLDLNYIEDVAATVDFNVVMNQHLGIIEVQGTAEAGSFSRLQLNQLLDFAEKGIQQLLIAQRAAVSDSAGVMGGWGDGGMGSVG; this comes from the coding sequence ATGGTTTGGCAGCGTCCAGACGGCCGACAACCTTACGAGCTCCGTCCCATCAGCTTTCACACAGGCTTTACCCGTTTTGCGCCCGGTTCAGTACTAGCAAAATGCGGTGACACTCAAGTGCTGTGTACCGTCAGCGTCACTGAGGGTGTGCCCAAGTTTCTCACAGGAACTGGTAAAGGTTGGTTAACTGCTGAATATCGAATGCTACCCAGTGCAACCCAACAAAGACAAGAGCGAGAATTGTTGAAACTGTCTGGACGAACGCAAGAAATTCAACGCTTGATTGGACGCAGTTTAAGAGCTGCGGTGGATTTTGAGCTTCTTGGAGAACGCACCTTAACCGTAGATACGGACGTATTGCAAGCAGACGCAGGCACGAGAACCACAGCGATTACAGGCTCCTTTGTCGCCTTAGCTGATGCAATTTCCCAATTATTGCACCAAAAAGTCATAGAGCGATCGCCCCTCAAGGAGCAGATAGCAGCAGTGTCTGTGGGATTATTGCAAGGAGAACCATTTTTAGATCTCAACTACATCGAAGACGTAGCCGCCACAGTCGATTTCAACGTCGTCATGAACCAGCATCTGGGGATTATTGAAGTCCAAGGAACAGCCGAAGCAGGTAGTTTTAGCCGTCTTCAACTCAACCAATTACTAGATTTTGCCGAAAAAGGCATTCAGCAACTGCTCATCGCCCAGAGAGCAGCCGTCAGCGACTCGGCTGGGGTGATGGGGGGATGGGGTGATGGGGGGATGGGGAGCGTGGGGTGA
- the pgl gene encoding 6-phosphogluconolactonase: MNKTVEVLPDQSALVARALELILSRIETAIQERGRFTIALSGGSTPKPLYEAIANQNLPWDKIHVFWGDERYVPPDHPDSNELMARRAWLDRVNIPAANIHAIPTLEADPALAAAKYERHLQQFFSSISGEIPSLDVVLLGMGDDAHTASLFPHTEALKVRDRLITVGNKDSSIRITFTYPFINSARSVIFVVAGANKRPALAQVFAPVADDFTYPSRLIQPQGELWWLLDAAAGSELPA; encoded by the coding sequence ATGAACAAAACGGTTGAAGTTTTACCGGATCAGTCAGCGCTGGTAGCACGAGCGCTGGAGTTGATCCTGTCTAGAATAGAGACTGCTATTCAGGAGCGGGGACGCTTCACCATCGCCCTCTCTGGGGGTAGTACACCAAAGCCTCTGTATGAAGCGATCGCTAATCAAAATCTACCTTGGGATAAGATTCATGTATTCTGGGGAGATGAGCGTTATGTCCCCCCTGATCATCCAGACAGTAACGAGTTGATGGCACGGCGGGCGTGGTTGGATCGTGTGAACATCCCCGCAGCAAATATTCACGCTATACCAACCCTAGAAGCTGATCCAGCCCTAGCAGCCGCTAAGTATGAAAGGCATTTGCAACAATTTTTTTCTTCCATATCCGGAGAGATACCCAGTTTAGATGTAGTCTTGCTAGGAATGGGGGATGATGCCCATACTGCTTCTTTATTTCCGCACACAGAAGCGTTAAAAGTACGCGATCGCTTGATCACTGTGGGTAACAAAGACAGCAGCATCCGTATCACCTTTACTTACCCATTCATTAACTCAGCTCGCAGCGTTATTTTTGTGGTTGCAGGTGCTAACAAACGACCAGCTTTAGCTCAAGTTTTTGCACCAGTAGCGGATGATTTTACTTATCCATCTCGCTTAATTCAACCCCAAGGAGAACTTTGGTGGTTGCTGGATGCGGCCGCAGGTTCGGAACTCCCAGCCTAA
- a CDS encoding FHA domain-containing protein, translating into MIVCPNCNHPNPDGAVQCEACYTPLPANTSCPSCGAVVQADAAFCGQCGYHLRSSTPAAAPAAVVAPTLAVDPTVAVEIPPLEVPDLPLEPLQPVAVSSLPPTAVAIPVPPTQPPVPASVDPAEELEVEAVVFQPEISAPPDPAPVALEAEATVQEPEATVQEPEPTVQEPEATVQEPEGAATVGNFAPPPVATVSKTQLQQITARLFHVQSDKEIELPQTLSVIHIGKPNDRIPPDVDVSGFPNSEIVSRIHADIRVEGGAYYVEDVGSSNGTYINNSPLSAGNRHRLRPGDRISLGKGDLVTFIFQLS; encoded by the coding sequence ATGATCGTCTGTCCCAATTGTAATCATCCCAATCCAGACGGCGCTGTCCAATGCGAAGCGTGCTATACACCATTACCAGCGAATACTAGTTGTCCCAGTTGTGGGGCAGTTGTGCAGGCAGATGCTGCTTTTTGCGGTCAGTGTGGTTATCATCTCCGCTCTAGCACCCCGGCGGCGGCGCCAGCAGCAGTAGTAGCGCCAACTCTCGCTGTCGATCCTACTGTCGCAGTAGAAATACCACCTTTAGAAGTGCCTGATCTGCCTTTAGAACCTTTACAACCAGTGGCTGTTTCCTCCCTACCGCCAACAGCAGTCGCCATCCCAGTACCGCCAACTCAACCACCAGTACCAGCCTCAGTAGACCCCGCAGAAGAACTTGAGGTGGAAGCTGTCGTTTTTCAGCCAGAAATTTCTGCACCACCAGACCCCGCACCAGTGGCGCTGGAAGCGGAAGCAACTGTACAAGAGCCAGAAGCAACCGTACAAGAGCCAGAACCAACCGTACAAGAGCCAGAAGCAACTGTACAAGAGCCAGAAGGAGCAGCAACAGTAGGTAACTTCGCTCCCCCGCCTGTGGCGACTGTTTCTAAAACCCAATTGCAGCAGATAACAGCGCGACTCTTCCATGTGCAGAGTGACAAGGAAATTGAATTACCACAAACTTTGTCTGTGATTCACATTGGCAAACCTAATGACCGTATTCCTCCGGATGTCGATGTTTCCGGTTTTCCGAATTCGGAGATTGTCTCACGGATTCATGCAGATATTCGCGTTGAGGGAGGCGCTTACTACGTAGAAGATGTAGGCAGTTCTAATGGTACTTACATTAACAACTCGCCACTGTCAGCAGGAAATAGACACCGCCTCCGACCCGGCGATCGCATCAGCTTGGGTAAAGGTGACTTGGTAACATTTATCTTTCAACTTTCGTAA
- a CDS encoding M50 family metallopeptidase: MREPGKNLTNLVPQQAPPQLESMGLTWLIAAAIATILLWQIPGGNYILYPFTILATWFHEMGHGLMALLLGGQFQKLEIFSNGAGVATYAIALSLGPIGPGLVAAAGPMGPPIAGAALILASRSFPVASLGLKILGGFLLLSTLIWVRSAFGFVAIPLLGLMILAIALKAPRWMQGFTIQFLGVQACVSTYHQLDYLFSYSAGFLGLSDTAQMQKYLLLPYWFWGGLMAIASGVILVQSLRIAYRRA, from the coding sequence ATGAGGGAACCAGGAAAAAATTTGACAAACTTAGTCCCCCAACAAGCGCCACCACAGCTAGAAAGTATGGGGTTGACTTGGTTAATTGCAGCAGCGATCGCTACTATATTGCTGTGGCAAATTCCCGGCGGCAACTATATTTTATACCCCTTCACCATCTTGGCAACCTGGTTTCACGAAATGGGTCATGGCTTGATGGCTCTGTTATTGGGGGGACAGTTCCAAAAATTAGAGATTTTTAGTAATGGTGCTGGTGTCGCCACTTATGCGATCGCTTTATCATTAGGCCCTATTGGCCCTGGTTTAGTTGCTGCTGCTGGGCCGATGGGGCCGCCAATTGCTGGCGCTGCTTTAATTTTGGCTTCCCGTAGTTTTCCAGTAGCTTCCCTCGGTTTGAAGATTTTAGGGGGATTTTTGCTACTGTCTACATTAATTTGGGTACGTTCTGCTTTTGGATTTGTGGCTATTCCACTGCTAGGTTTAATGATCCTGGCTATTGCTCTGAAAGCGCCGCGCTGGATGCAAGGATTTACAATTCAATTTCTCGGCGTGCAAGCTTGTGTGAGCACTTACCATCAATTAGATTATCTATTTAGCTACAGTGCTGGATTTCTGGGACTTTCCGATACAGCGCAGATGCAGAAGTATTTATTGTTACCCTATTGGTTTTGGGGTGGATTAATGGCGATCGCTTCTGGGGTAATCTTAGTGCAGAGTCTCCGCATTGCCTATCGTCGAGCCTAG
- a CDS encoding SPFH domain-containing protein produces MRNSESCSNQSQRSKLVNFATSLLATLTVAASINCANANSVKITATETVTSPSVQLTQSKPTITQLQTTNTPYQAAGIDPVALIPIVVVGGLVIFIPLFFGGLVVIGEREVGVVVRKFTISGRALPAGRLIALNGEAGLQADTLAPGWHWGYWPWQYSVKKESVIVIPQGEIALIVAADGEPNPPERILGKVVDCDNFQDARKFLTQGGEKGRQMSFLTAGTYRINTALFKVITAANASHHDMNSQQLHIHEIAAEKVGIVTTLDGSPIPPGEIAGRVITGHDNFQNGQKFIDARGQRGLQEQVLLSGSWNLNPWFVHIEQVPMTEIPIGYVGVVISFVGKEHEDVSGAAFTHGNLVNQGHKGVWVEPLYPGKHPLNTKVMKIELVPTTNIVLNFTERITGKHGYDTNLRALKLLSFDGFSFDLEIFQIIHIGASDAPKVISRLGSMQNVIDQVLRPIVGNYFRNSAQEYTILDFLSARSDRQVEASEYVKSALRAYDVQAVDSLIGLITPPEELMQTLTERKIAEEKRKTYEVQQLAQTQRQQLVRETALADIQEEMVQSEQNVQIAELKAQAEIKQANGEAEAAKLRAIAEAEGIRATGTAKAETYQAGVEALGTQSYTAMQVMQIIGDRNVRLIPDILVGGSNGSTNGLVDGLLSMILWNQTGKQGEITPTSVHPQPIVKTQPKGQNGFPPIVVDLPGDK; encoded by the coding sequence ATGAGAAACTCTGAAAGTTGCTCAAATCAAAGTCAGCGATCTAAGTTAGTTAATTTTGCCACATCTTTATTAGCAACATTGACAGTAGCTGCAAGTATTAATTGTGCGAATGCTAATAGTGTAAAAATAACTGCCACAGAAACAGTTACCTCGCCATCAGTTCAACTAACTCAGTCCAAACCAACTATTACTCAGTTACAAACCACCAACACTCCATATCAGGCTGCGGGAATTGATCCTGTAGCTTTGATTCCCATTGTAGTAGTTGGCGGTTTAGTGATATTTATTCCCCTGTTCTTTGGCGGACTGGTGGTCATCGGCGAGCGGGAAGTTGGTGTCGTGGTACGGAAATTCACCATATCTGGGCGTGCACTCCCAGCTGGACGCTTGATTGCTCTTAATGGCGAAGCTGGTTTACAGGCTGATACTTTGGCTCCTGGCTGGCACTGGGGTTATTGGCCTTGGCAGTATTCTGTCAAAAAAGAGTCAGTAATTGTCATTCCTCAAGGGGAAATCGCCTTGATTGTGGCTGCAGATGGCGAACCCAACCCACCAGAGCGCATCCTCGGTAAGGTTGTTGATTGTGACAACTTCCAAGACGCGCGGAAATTCCTGACTCAAGGCGGAGAAAAAGGCCGACAAATGAGTTTTCTCACCGCAGGCACTTACCGCATCAACACCGCGCTGTTTAAAGTGATTACAGCTGCAAATGCTAGTCATCACGATATGAATTCACAACAGTTGCATATTCATGAAATTGCAGCAGAAAAGGTAGGTATTGTTACCACCTTGGATGGTTCACCTATCCCCCCAGGTGAAATCGCCGGACGTGTAATTACTGGACATGATAATTTCCAGAACGGTCAAAAATTTATCGATGCTCGAGGACAAAGAGGTTTACAAGAACAGGTATTATTATCAGGTTCTTGGAATTTAAATCCTTGGTTCGTCCATATTGAACAAGTACCGATGACGGAAATCCCCATCGGCTACGTGGGTGTGGTGATTTCTTTCGTAGGTAAAGAACACGAAGATGTGAGCGGAGCCGCTTTCACCCACGGGAATTTGGTCAACCAAGGGCATAAGGGCGTTTGGGTCGAGCCGTTGTATCCTGGGAAACACCCGCTCAACACCAAGGTGATGAAAATTGAGCTAGTCCCAACAACGAATATAGTCTTAAACTTTACTGAAAGAATTACTGGCAAACACGGTTACGATACGAATTTACGGGCGCTGAAACTGCTATCATTTGATGGTTTTAGCTTCGATTTAGAAATTTTCCAAATTATCCACATCGGCGCTTCAGATGCACCTAAAGTGATTTCCCGCTTGGGTTCGATGCAAAACGTCATTGATCAGGTTTTGCGGCCCATTGTGGGGAATTATTTCCGGAACTCGGCTCAAGAGTATACTATCTTGGATTTCTTGAGTGCGCGCAGCGATCGCCAAGTGGAAGCTTCCGAATACGTGAAATCTGCTTTGCGTGCTTATGATGTCCAAGCGGTGGATTCCTTGATTGGTTTGATTACGCCACCAGAAGAGTTAATGCAGACATTGACAGAGCGGAAAATTGCGGAAGAAAAACGTAAAACTTACGAAGTTCAGCAGCTAGCGCAAACCCAGAGACAGCAACTGGTGCGGGAAACAGCATTAGCTGATATCCAAGAAGAAATGGTACAGTCAGAGCAAAATGTGCAGATTGCTGAACTCAAAGCCCAAGCCGAGATTAAGCAAGCGAATGGTGAAGCGGAAGCAGCCAAACTCCGTGCAATTGCTGAGGCTGAAGGTATCCGCGCTACGGGTACGGCGAAAGCAGAAACTTATCAAGCTGGTGTGGAAGCTTTGGGAACACAAAGTTATACAGCTATGCAGGTAATGCAAATTATAGGCGATCGCAATGTCCGCTTAATTCCAGATATCCTAGTTGGTGGTAGCAATGGCAGCACTAACGGCTTAGTGGATGGGCTACTATCAATGATTTTATGGAATCAAACCGGTAAACAAGGTGAGATTACACCAACATCCGTGCACCCGCAACCGATAGTGAAAACTCAACCAAAAGGACAAAATGGCTTTCCTCCCATAGTGGTTGATTTACCAGGAGATAAGTAA
- a CDS encoding Uma2 family endonuclease, whose amino-acid sequence MVTIATPAETRVLLENISWQTFKTVLTEMGSERNTRLAYDNGTIEIMTPLMAHENSNRLIEAFIGVLCEELGLEIKRVGSLTLTRDDLERGGEPDSSYYIQNEFLVRSKEKIDLAFDPPPDLVLEVEYSRSQIDKLRLYAAMGIPEFWRYNGTVLRIYRLESGQYSEIEVSPTFTPVAVKEIPQFIQESKKKGEIATTRTFRNWVKQQIFPAVQD is encoded by the coding sequence ATGGTGACGATAGCTACACCCGCAGAAACCAGAGTTTTACTAGAAAATATCAGTTGGCAGACATTTAAAACCGTGCTGACTGAAATGGGTTCAGAACGTAATACTCGGCTGGCTTATGACAATGGCACAATAGAAATTATGACACCACTCATGGCGCACGAAAACTCAAACCGCCTAATTGAGGCTTTTATTGGAGTATTATGCGAAGAGTTGGGATTAGAAATTAAACGAGTTGGTTCTCTTACCTTAACGCGAGATGATTTAGAACGGGGAGGAGAGCCAGATAGCAGTTACTACATCCAGAACGAGTTTTTGGTGAGAAGTAAAGAAAAAATAGATTTAGCATTTGACCCACCGCCAGATTTGGTGCTTGAAGTCGAATATTCCCGGTCGCAGATAGACAAATTAAGACTCTATGCTGCTATGGGAATTCCTGAATTTTGGCGATATAACGGTACTGTATTACGAATTTATCGTCTCGAATCTGGGCAATACTCAGAAATTGAAGTTAGCCCTACTTTTACACCCGTAGCAGTTAAAGAAATTCCCCAGTTTATTCAAGAAAGTAAAAAGAAAGGAGAAATCGCCACAACCAGAACTTTTCGCAATTGGGTTAAACAGCAAATTTTTCCTGCGGTACAAGATTAG
- a CDS encoding serine/threonine-protein kinase: MKLIAEAGWCKTFLAVDESQVPQIPCVVQQFAIKHQNSEAFTQKIYWRELLDKHPQIPLLLAYFQDDDYLYFVEELIFGSNFSTLLREEGIFSETQIWQFLENVLPVIKFIHDHQIIHRDIQPKNLIYTPACKKLFLVNFNAAILNHEIHHLTEETIIGSPEYIAPEQARGKAVFASDLYSLGVTCIHLLTQIPPFDLFDIANDAWVWQDYCRHQVSDRLTKILDKLLQHALNRRFQSADEVMQAMGITDNSPPQPFPAPPAQPKWECIDTFSSHAGFATGINSLAFNPDGDILASGDEDKIVRLWDLNSKKVLASLAGHSQAVKSVAFSPDGQILATASDDKTIKLWNVKTYQQIFTLTGHSRAVKSVAFSPDGQILASGSWDKTVKIWDVRTGEEICHLTGHKLQVSSVAFSSDGRLLASASLDRTIRLWQLPPGELKNHPDCTLLATLAGHSWAVLTVAFSLDGKILATGSDDNTVKLWKVDTGEVLTTLSGHSWAVVAVAFAADGETLISGSWDQTVKLWQLSTATEIATFSGHEDSVFTVAVNPVARLIASGSRDKSIKLWQLV, from the coding sequence ATGAAATTAATTGCGGAAGCAGGATGGTGCAAAACCTTTCTAGCTGTGGATGAAAGTCAGGTTCCACAAATTCCCTGTGTAGTTCAACAATTTGCAATTAAACACCAAAATTCAGAAGCCTTTACCCAAAAAATATATTGGCGAGAACTGCTAGACAAACATCCACAAATTCCCCTACTGCTGGCATATTTTCAAGATGATGATTATTTATATTTCGTGGAAGAGTTAATTTTTGGTTCTAATTTCTCGACTCTTTTAAGGGAGGAGGGAATATTTAGTGAAACTCAAATTTGGCAATTTTTAGAAAATGTTTTACCAGTGATTAAATTTATTCACGATCACCAAATTATTCACCGCGATATTCAACCGAAAAATCTCATCTACACGCCTGCATGTAAAAAGTTATTTTTAGTTAACTTTAATGCAGCTATACTCAATCATGAAATTCACCATTTAACAGAAGAAACTATTATTGGTAGTCCTGAATATATTGCGCCAGAACAAGCAAGAGGAAAAGCAGTTTTTGCTAGTGACCTTTATAGCTTGGGTGTAACTTGTATTCACCTACTGACGCAAATTCCCCCCTTTGATTTATTTGATATTGCTAATGATGCTTGGGTTTGGCAAGATTATTGTCGCCATCAAGTGAGCGATCGCTTGACAAAAATCCTTGATAAACTGCTACAACATGCCCTCAACCGTCGCTTTCAATCAGCGGATGAAGTTATGCAAGCTATGGGTATTACTGATAATTCTCCACCTCAACCGTTCCCCGCTCCACCAGCCCAACCTAAGTGGGAATGCATAGATACCTTCAGCAGCCATGCTGGTTTCGCCACGGGGATTAATTCCCTAGCTTTTAACCCTGATGGTGACATCTTAGCTAGCGGCGATGAGGACAAAATCGTCAGATTGTGGGATTTAAACAGCAAAAAAGTTCTTGCTAGCCTAGCAGGACATAGCCAAGCTGTGAAATCAGTAGCCTTTAGTCCCGACGGACAAATTTTAGCTACTGCTAGTGATGACAAAACCATAAAATTGTGGAATGTCAAGACATATCAACAAATCTTTACCTTAACGGGTCACTCCCGCGCCGTCAAATCAGTGGCTTTTAGTCCTGATGGGCAAATTCTCGCTAGCGGGAGTTGGGATAAAACCGTGAAAATTTGGGACGTCAGAACTGGTGAAGAAATTTGTCATCTGACTGGACACAAATTACAAGTTAGTTCAGTCGCATTTAGTTCTGATGGACGGCTGTTAGCTAGCGCTAGCTTGGATAGAACAATTCGCTTGTGGCAATTACCGCCAGGAGAATTGAAAAACCACCCAGATTGTACCTTGTTAGCGACCCTTGCGGGTCATAGCTGGGCGGTTTTGACAGTCGCTTTTAGTCTTGATGGCAAAATTTTAGCGACTGGTAGCGATGACAACACTGTGAAATTGTGGAAAGTGGACACTGGTGAAGTGCTGACCACACTCTCAGGTCACTCTTGGGCGGTTGTAGCAGTGGCTTTCGCTGCTGACGGAGAAACATTAATTAGTGGTAGCTGGGATCAGACAGTTAAACTTTGGCAGCTGAGTACAGCTACTGAAATTGCTACCTTTTCTGGTCATGAAGACTCCGTGTTTACCGTTGCTGTTAACCCTGTTGCACGACTGATTGCTAGCGGCAGCAGGGACAAGAGCATAAAATTATGGCAGCTTGTATAA